A stretch of the Flavobacterium aquiphilum genome encodes the following:
- a CDS encoding SDR family oxidoreductase, giving the protein MTNNIKDKVIIITGASSGMGEAAAKHLATLGATVVLGARRADKIEKLVNGISNNGGKALAVTVDVTNLEQVKNLVDTAVQQFGRVDVILNNAGIMPLSPMDRINVEEWNTMIDVNIKGVLNGIAAVLPYMKEQKFGQIINTSSVAGHKVFYGSAVYSATKYAVRALTEGLRMEIKPYNIRTTIVCPGAVKTELLEHISEADIQQANKDYVDEVGISPDSFARVVAFAISQPEDVDINEVIFRPTAQEL; this is encoded by the coding sequence ATGACAAATAATATCAAAGACAAAGTAATAATCATTACAGGAGCAAGCAGTGGAATGGGAGAAGCGGCAGCAAAACATTTGGCAACGCTTGGTGCAACTGTGGTACTTGGTGCAAGAAGAGCCGATAAAATTGAAAAATTGGTAAATGGAATTAGTAACAATGGCGGAAAAGCCCTTGCTGTAACTGTCGATGTAACCAATCTGGAACAAGTAAAAAATCTCGTTGATACGGCTGTTCAACAATTTGGACGTGTAGATGTGATATTGAATAATGCAGGTATAATGCCACTGTCGCCAATGGATAGGATTAATGTGGAGGAATGGAATACGATGATTGATGTGAATATAAAAGGCGTACTCAATGGTATTGCAGCTGTATTACCTTATATGAAAGAACAGAAGTTTGGTCAGATCATCAACACATCTTCTGTGGCTGGTCATAAAGTATTTTACGGCTCTGCAGTTTATTCGGCTACAAAATATGCCGTTCGTGCATTGACAGAAGGATTGCGAATGGAAATAAAACCCTATAATATCCGAACCACAATCGTGTGTCCAGGAGCTGTTAAAACAGAATTGCTGGAACATATTTCCGAAGCAGATATTCAGCAGGCCAATAAAGATTATGTGGACGAAGTAGGAATAAGTCCGGACAGTTTTGCCCGTGTGGTTGCTTTCGCAATCAGCCAGCCAGAGGATGTTGACATTAATGAAGTCATCTTCCGCCCTACAGCACAGGAACTTTAA